In one Fodinicola acaciae genomic region, the following are encoded:
- a CDS encoding DUF1877 family protein has product MASVGRHFMLTSEQDDQLLKAADDAARLAVVERLGKAVDDENSLVTGGAWDAIHRCLTDGTLNLDGGDDPLAHAVLGGRHLCESDHSFISHLTAQQVAATATALDGLDKDWLLSRYRKLTSTDYDGPYDSDDFIATWDNLTNLRGFLQRAATARRAVIFTVDFD; this is encoded by the coding sequence ATGGCCAGCGTGGGTAGGCACTTCATGCTGACATCCGAGCAGGACGACCAACTCCTGAAAGCCGCTGACGACGCCGCTCGGCTCGCCGTCGTCGAGCGGCTCGGCAAGGCCGTCGACGACGAGAACTCGCTGGTCACCGGCGGAGCGTGGGACGCCATCCACCGCTGCCTCACCGACGGCACGCTCAACCTCGACGGCGGCGACGACCCACTGGCGCACGCCGTCCTCGGCGGCCGTCACCTGTGCGAGTCGGACCACTCGTTCATCAGCCACCTGACCGCACAGCAGGTCGCGGCGACCGCCACGGCGCTGGACGGTTTGGACAAGGACTGGCTGCTCAGCCGCTATCGCAAGCTCACCTCGACCGACTACGACGGTCCGTACGACAGTGACGACTTCATCGCCACCTGGGACAACCTGACCAACCTGCGCGGCTTCCTCCAGCGCGCGGCAACCGCCAGACGCGCGGTCATCTTCACCGTCGACTTCGACTAG
- a CDS encoding response regulator codes for MIRVLLADDQTLVRAGFRSILDGEADISVEAEAPDGPTAVRLCAERRPDVVLMDIRMPEMDGLEATRRIVATDSAAKVIILTTFDLDEYVYGALRSGASGFLVKDTEPMELIHAVRVVARGDALIAPSVTRRLIAEFASRTKPLPAAPVAGLTDREREVMTLVATGLSNDEIAARLMLSPATAKTHVSRIMTKLGVRDRAQLVVLAYEAGMVTPGWVD; via the coding sequence ATGATCAGAGTCCTCCTCGCCGACGACCAGACCCTCGTACGGGCCGGCTTCCGTTCCATCCTGGACGGAGAGGCCGACATTTCCGTCGAGGCCGAGGCGCCGGACGGCCCCACCGCGGTGCGGCTGTGCGCCGAGCGGCGGCCGGACGTGGTGCTGATGGACATCCGGATGCCGGAGATGGACGGCCTGGAGGCGACCCGGCGGATCGTCGCCACCGACTCCGCCGCCAAGGTGATCATCCTGACCACCTTCGACCTCGACGAATACGTCTACGGAGCGCTGCGGTCGGGTGCCAGCGGCTTCCTGGTCAAGGACACCGAGCCGATGGAGCTCATCCACGCCGTACGCGTCGTGGCGCGTGGCGACGCGTTGATCGCGCCGTCGGTGACGCGGCGGCTGATCGCCGAGTTCGCCAGCCGGACCAAGCCGCTGCCGGCCGCGCCGGTCGCCGGCCTCACCGACCGTGAGCGTGAGGTGATGACGCTGGTCGCGACCGGCCTGTCCAACGACGAGATCGCGGCTCGGCTGATGCTGAGCCCGGCGACCGCGAAGACGCACGTCAGCCGGATCATGACGAAACTGGGCGTACGCGACAGGGCGCAGCTGGTGGTTCTCGCGTATGAGGCCGGGATGGTGACGCCGGGCTGGGTCGACTAG